One Paraglaciecola mesophila genomic region harbors:
- the rlmE gene encoding 23S rRNA (uridine(2552)-2'-O)-methyltransferase RlmE, with translation MGKNKQSESSKRWLKEHFDDKYVIQAKKQGLRSRAVFKLEEIQAKDGLIKPGMTVVDLGAAPGGWSQYAVKQVGESGHVIACDILAMDPLPGVDFLMGDFREEAVLDTLLNKIGGKNVDVVMSDMAPNMTGNDTADQAKSMYLVELSLDMCRQVLKKNGSYTVKVFMGEGFDQFFNEVKSAFKVVKTRKPDSSRARSREVYLVATGFKL, from the coding sequence ATGGGTAAAAATAAGCAATCTGAAAGCAGTAAACGCTGGTTAAAAGAACACTTTGACGATAAATATGTCATTCAGGCAAAAAAACAAGGCCTTCGTTCTCGGGCAGTATTTAAGCTTGAAGAGATTCAAGCGAAGGACGGTCTGATAAAACCTGGGATGACGGTAGTCGATCTAGGGGCTGCGCCAGGAGGCTGGTCGCAGTATGCAGTAAAACAGGTCGGAGAGAGCGGGCATGTTATCGCCTGCGATATTTTGGCTATGGACCCTCTACCTGGCGTTGATTTCCTTATGGGGGATTTTCGTGAGGAAGCAGTACTTGACACGTTATTGAACAAAATTGGTGGCAAGAACGTAGATGTTGTTATGTCTGATATGGCGCCGAACATGACAGGCAATGACACGGCAGACCAAGCAAAATCGATGTACTTAGTCGAACTTTCTTTGGATATGTGCCGGCAAGTATTGAAGAAAAACGGTAGTTACACTGTAAAGGTATTTATGGGTGAAGGTTTTGACCAATTCTTTAATGAGGTCAAAAGTGCCTTCAAAGTAGTCAAAACACGTAAACCTGATTCATCTCGTGCGCGGTCAAGAGAGGTTTATCTGGTAGCGACGGGCTTTAAATTATAG
- the yhbY gene encoding ribosome assembly RNA-binding protein YhbY, whose product MTLSNKQKQHLKGLAHSLKPVVQLGANGLTEGVLAEIEGALSHHELIKVKVPTDDREEKALIMDAIIRETNAEKLQTIGHTLVLFRQSDEKKIELPRK is encoded by the coding sequence ATGACTCTATCAAACAAGCAAAAACAACACCTAAAAGGCCTCGCACATTCACTTAAGCCAGTGGTTCAACTTGGTGCAAATGGATTAACCGAAGGCGTATTGGCTGAAATTGAAGGCGCTCTTAGCCATCATGAACTCATTAAAGTTAAAGTACCCACTGACGACAGAGAAGAGAAAGCTTTAATAATGGATGCCATTATCCGTGAAACAAATGCTGAGAAGTTACAAACGATCGGCCACACCTTGGTATTATTTCGTCAAAGTGACGAGAAAAAGATCGAGTTACCACGTAAATAG
- a CDS encoding FKBP-type peptidyl-prolyl cis-trans isomerase → MQIEKDTVVQFKYTITELDGTELESNRDAEPVAYLHGHDNMMPGVEAALAGKSVGDSFTVELEPAQTYGEIRENAEQRIPAKHLQDAKGTKKWKAGMTAVVNTEQGQREVTVLKVGKFMVTVDLNHPMAGKTLNFALEVIDVRQATPEEIQHGHAHGVGGHHH, encoded by the coding sequence ATGCAAATAGAAAAAGACACCGTTGTTCAATTTAAATACACCATTACTGAATTAGATGGCACCGAACTGGAAAGCAACCGTGATGCAGAGCCTGTAGCGTATCTTCACGGCCACGATAACATGATGCCAGGCGTTGAAGCGGCACTAGCAGGGAAAAGCGTCGGCGACAGTTTTACGGTAGAACTAGAGCCAGCACAAACCTATGGTGAAATTCGCGAGAACGCCGAGCAGCGTATTCCGGCAAAACATCTGCAAGACGCTAAAGGGACAAAAAAATGGAAGGCTGGTATGACCGCAGTGGTAAACACTGAGCAAGGTCAGCGAGAAGTCACTGTGCTAAAAGTCGGGAAATTTATGGTGACAGTAGATTTAAACCATCCTATGGCGGGTAAAACATTGAATTTCGCGCTAGAGGTTATTGATGTTCGTCAAGCCACACCTGAAGAAATTCAGCATGGACACGCGCATGGGGTAGGTGGTCATCACCACTAA
- a CDS encoding Lon protease family protein, whose translation MHLKYALSLKEITAKPSRRLINHALKDDKAMQATFIGQARAREALDFGLGIDAKGYNLYVMGEQATGRFTLVHEYIAKYVQKVLTPDDWCYINNFEDEREPFALRLPPGESKQLVKEMGKLIDELLDTFPAAFDNPGYQRKKVTITREFDQRYDHAIDSVEQLAQAQNVALYEDNGNISFSPIVDGKPINDADFAKLSDDQRQNYYQLIDELENRLSEALIELPKWKRASSEQLRRLKKDTAEQGIKPLLKALEHQYASDLGILKFLRQLKPHLVETIVEILADDKKDDKQDEYDRRSVLEEQYLPNILVSHELETGAPVIYEPNPTHQNLFGRVEYTNVSGSVFTNYRMIRPGALHRANGGYLLLDVDKLILQPYAWETLKLVLKSGHLKMDLPQPDVGMVNSITLNPQQIPINVKVVLLGSRELYYNLQDFDDEFYEMFRVLVDFDHEIQLDKQTLYDFVGRVRYQVKELGLNSISPKAMYRLVEYSLRMAEHQQRLSARFSDVIELLNESLYFCRQRQELDLDVTHIEAALSAKTRRTGRVSEAVLDDIKQGQILIATEGVDVGKVNGLTVLEVGDSLFGTPARITSTVYAGANGVVDIEREVELGQPIHSKGVMLLTGYLGHKYAQLFPLTLSANIAIEQSYGHIDGDSASLAELVALISALTNIPTRQDLAITGSINQYGQVQSVGGVNEKIEGFFKLCQHRGLTGTQGAIIPKSNQISLMLDKDVVAAVKLGKFHICVVETVDQALELLMNKEVGVMNAKGRYPKGTINYMAVSSLLNIANVVNGADED comes from the coding sequence ATGCACCTTAAATACGCCTTGAGTTTAAAAGAAATTACCGCCAAGCCCAGTCGACGTTTAATTAATCACGCCCTGAAAGACGACAAAGCCATGCAGGCTACCTTTATTGGACAAGCACGTGCTCGAGAAGCCTTGGACTTTGGGCTAGGCATTGATGCGAAAGGTTACAACTTATATGTGATGGGCGAGCAAGCCACAGGTAGATTTACCTTGGTACATGAATATATCGCTAAGTACGTTCAAAAAGTGCTTACTCCAGATGATTGGTGTTATATCAATAATTTCGAAGATGAACGTGAGCCCTTTGCTTTACGTCTTCCTCCAGGGGAAAGTAAGCAATTGGTAAAGGAGATGGGTAAGTTAATCGATGAATTGCTGGATACCTTTCCGGCTGCCTTTGATAATCCCGGCTACCAGCGCAAAAAAGTCACTATCACCCGTGAATTTGATCAAAGATATGACCATGCCATTGATTCTGTGGAGCAACTTGCCCAAGCGCAGAATGTCGCGTTATATGAGGACAATGGGAATATTAGCTTTTCACCCATCGTGGATGGTAAACCCATTAACGATGCGGACTTTGCGAAGCTTAGCGACGACCAACGGCAGAATTACTATCAATTAATCGATGAGTTGGAAAACCGCCTGAGTGAAGCGTTAATAGAATTACCTAAATGGAAACGTGCGTCATCAGAGCAGCTCAGACGGCTGAAAAAAGACACCGCGGAGCAGGGAATAAAGCCATTGTTAAAAGCCCTAGAGCATCAATATGCATCGGATTTGGGGATTTTAAAGTTCTTGCGCCAGTTAAAACCGCATTTGGTTGAAACCATAGTAGAGATATTAGCGGACGACAAAAAAGACGATAAACAGGACGAATATGACCGCCGTTCAGTGCTTGAAGAGCAGTACCTGCCTAACATTTTGGTCAGTCATGAGTTAGAAACTGGTGCGCCTGTTATATACGAGCCAAACCCGACACATCAGAATTTATTTGGCCGTGTTGAATATACCAATGTCTCAGGCTCAGTGTTTACTAATTATCGTATGATCCGCCCTGGTGCCTTACACCGAGCAAACGGTGGTTATTTATTGCTTGATGTGGATAAACTGATTTTACAGCCGTACGCATGGGAAACGTTAAAGCTAGTGCTTAAATCAGGGCACCTGAAAATGGATTTACCCCAACCTGATGTAGGCATGGTGAATTCCATTACCCTCAATCCCCAGCAAATACCTATTAACGTCAAGGTGGTGTTGCTCGGCTCCCGTGAGCTTTATTACAACCTGCAAGATTTTGATGATGAGTTTTATGAGATGTTCCGGGTGTTAGTGGATTTTGATCATGAAATTCAATTAGACAAACAAACTCTTTATGACTTTGTTGGTCGCGTAAGATATCAAGTTAAGGAACTGGGGTTAAACAGTATTTCCCCTAAGGCAATGTACCGCCTAGTGGAATACAGCTTACGCATGGCCGAGCATCAACAGCGCTTGTCGGCGCGTTTTTCTGACGTGATTGAGTTGCTTAACGAGAGTTTATATTTCTGCCGCCAACGGCAAGAATTAGATTTGGATGTAACCCATATTGAAGCGGCGTTGAGCGCAAAAACACGGCGTACGGGACGAGTCAGTGAAGCTGTGCTTGATGATATTAAGCAAGGGCAAATTCTGATAGCGACCGAGGGGGTAGACGTTGGTAAGGTCAACGGACTGACTGTGCTCGAAGTCGGTGATAGCTTATTTGGTACACCCGCGCGTATTACTTCCACTGTGTACGCTGGGGCGAATGGTGTGGTTGATATAGAACGTGAAGTCGAATTGGGTCAACCCATTCACTCCAAAGGCGTGATGCTGTTAACAGGGTATTTAGGCCACAAGTACGCGCAGTTATTCCCTTTGACGCTATCGGCCAATATTGCCATTGAACAATCATATGGTCACATAGATGGTGACAGCGCTTCTTTGGCTGAGTTAGTGGCCCTTATATCCGCACTGACTAACATTCCCACTCGTCAAGATTTGGCCATAACCGGCTCTATCAATCAGTATGGGCAAGTGCAGTCTGTGGGCGGAGTAAACGAAAAAATTGAAGGTTTCTTCAAGCTTTGTCAGCACAGAGGGCTAACCGGAACCCAAGGCGCGATAATACCCAAGTCGAATCAAATATCACTGATGTTAGATAAAGACGTGGTTGCTGCGGTTAAACTTGGAAAGTTTCATATTTGTGTTGTTGAAACAGTCGATCAGGCCTTAGAACTGTTGATGAATAAAGAGGTAGGCGTAATGAATGCTAAAGGACGCTACCCTAAAGGAACAATCAATTATATGGCCGTCAGTAGTTTGTTGAATATCGCCAATGTTGTGAATGGTGCTGATGAAGACTAA
- a CDS encoding SRPBCC family protein, with amino-acid sequence MRHFTHIKKFICILSLGVSFSFYCQASVKQLNEHGFTLENTVLIDAPAKQVWAALVSDIDLWWPKDHTWWGNNGTLSLRPVAGGCFCETAGENSAEHMRISFVEVNHVLRMTGGLGPLQGMGIYGALTWQLTAQNNRTKLVLTYQAHGVIEDNFTELAPIVDRVQNSQLMALAEYIKPSNPN; translated from the coding sequence ATGCGTCACTTTACTCATATTAAAAAGTTTATTTGCATTCTTAGCCTCGGAGTTTCTTTTTCGTTCTATTGCCAAGCCAGTGTTAAGCAATTAAACGAGCACGGTTTTACGCTTGAAAACACTGTGCTTATCGACGCACCTGCAAAGCAGGTTTGGGCAGCACTAGTGAGCGACATTGATCTTTGGTGGCCAAAAGATCATACATGGTGGGGCAACAACGGGACCTTGTCATTGCGCCCTGTGGCGGGAGGTTGCTTTTGCGAGACCGCAGGTGAAAATTCTGCCGAGCATATGCGCATCAGTTTCGTCGAGGTTAATCACGTATTACGCATGACAGGTGGCTTAGGGCCACTGCAGGGTATGGGGATTTATGGGGCGCTTACTTGGCAGTTAACTGCGCAAAATAACCGCACCAAACTCGTCTTAACCTATCAAGCCCACGGGGTTATCGAGGATAACTTTACTGAATTAGCGCCGATTGTGGATAGAGTGCAGAACAGTCAATTAATGGCGTTAGCCGAATACATAAAACCTTCAAATCCTAACTAA
- the leuS gene encoding leucine--tRNA ligase, producing MAEKIYEPQKIEQEVQALWETNQTFKATEQEDKEKFYCLSMFPYPSGRLHMGHVRNYTIGDVVSRFQRMNGKNVLQPMGWDAFGLPAENAALNNNTAPAKWTYQNIDYMKNQLKSLGFGYDWDREVATCKKEYYRWEQWFFTRLYEKGLVYKKNSTVNWDPVDHTVLANEQVIDGRGWRSGALVEQKEIPQWFIKITDYAEELLTDLEQLEDWPEQVRAMQKNWIGRSEGVDITFNLSESAADINSFDVYTTRPDTLYGVTYVAVAAQHPLALHAAQTRPELAEFIESCKNTKVAEAELATMEKKGCDTGLFAIHPLTGEKVAVWVANFVLMGYGSGAVMSVPGHDQRDWEFAQKYSLPIKQVVEPNADDPQECDLATAAYTEKGVLVNSAEFNGLAFQEAFDAIAAKLESLGAGCKKVNYRLRDWGVSRQRYWGSPIPMLNLENGESVPVPSDQLPVELPEDVKMNGVISPIKADPEWAKTEYNGQPALRETDTFDTFMESSWYYARYCSAQNQDAMLDPTQANYWLPVDQYIGGIEHAILHLLYSRFFHKLLRDEGLVSSDEPYKRLLCQGMVLADSFYREDENGKKEWFSPADVDTEKDEKGRITLATLRSDGKPVEHGGMTKMSKSKNNGIDPQHVIDLYGADTIRVFTMFAAPPEQTLEWVDSGVEGANRFIKRVWKLTQDHIDVLNGEAAPAIDKAALTSEQKTLRRAVHRTIAKVTDDVGRRQTFNTAVAAIMELLNSLQKAPLDSAQDKAVMHEAIESVVLLLNPIAPHMCHVLWHDLGHTTDIETAAWPEVDESALVEDEKLIIVQVNGKVRSKITVAADASQDEVQALGLAQENVQQFVEGKTIRKVIYIAGKLLNIVAN from the coding sequence ATGGCCGAAAAAATTTACGAACCTCAGAAAATAGAACAAGAGGTACAAGCGCTTTGGGAAACCAACCAAACTTTTAAAGCAACAGAACAAGAAGATAAAGAGAAATTCTACTGCTTGTCTATGTTCCCTTATCCAAGTGGGCGCTTGCACATGGGTCATGTGCGTAATTACACAATAGGTGATGTTGTTAGTCGTTTTCAACGTATGAACGGCAAAAATGTCTTACAGCCTATGGGTTGGGACGCCTTTGGTTTGCCTGCAGAAAATGCGGCACTGAACAACAATACCGCCCCAGCCAAATGGACCTATCAAAACATTGATTACATGAAAAATCAGTTGAAGTCTCTTGGTTTTGGTTATGACTGGGATCGTGAGGTTGCCACCTGTAAGAAAGAATATTACCGCTGGGAACAATGGTTCTTCACCCGCCTTTATGAAAAAGGCTTGGTTTATAAGAAAAACTCTACGGTTAACTGGGATCCGGTTGATCACACAGTATTAGCCAACGAGCAAGTTATTGATGGTCGAGGTTGGCGTTCAGGTGCCTTAGTCGAGCAAAAAGAGATCCCTCAATGGTTTATTAAAATCACCGACTACGCTGAAGAATTATTGACTGATCTTGAACAATTAGAAGATTGGCCTGAACAAGTGCGCGCCATGCAGAAAAACTGGATTGGTCGTTCAGAAGGTGTAGATATCACATTTAACCTGAGTGAATCTGCAGCAGATATCAATAGTTTTGATGTTTATACCACGCGCCCTGACACTCTCTACGGTGTGACATATGTCGCCGTTGCGGCTCAGCACCCCCTAGCGTTACACGCTGCACAAACTCGCCCAGAATTAGCCGAGTTTATCGAGTCATGTAAGAACACCAAAGTGGCTGAAGCTGAGCTTGCCACCATGGAGAAAAAAGGCTGTGACACAGGCTTGTTTGCTATTCACCCATTAACAGGTGAAAAAGTAGCCGTTTGGGTCGCTAACTTTGTACTGATGGGGTATGGCTCAGGCGCGGTTATGTCTGTACCAGGCCATGACCAACGCGATTGGGAATTTGCTCAAAAATACAGCCTGCCAATTAAGCAGGTCGTAGAGCCAAATGCAGATGACCCGCAAGAGTGCGATCTGGCCACTGCCGCATACACAGAAAAAGGCGTGTTAGTTAACTCAGCAGAATTTAATGGCCTAGCGTTTCAAGAGGCTTTTGACGCCATTGCGGCCAAATTAGAATCACTAGGCGCAGGCTGTAAAAAAGTGAATTATCGCTTGCGTGACTGGGGCGTATCTCGTCAACGTTACTGGGGTTCACCAATCCCTATGCTTAATCTTGAGAACGGCGAATCTGTTCCTGTTCCAAGCGATCAACTGCCGGTTGAATTGCCTGAAGACGTAAAAATGAACGGCGTTATTTCCCCCATCAAAGCGGACCCAGAATGGGCGAAGACTGAATACAATGGTCAGCCAGCTCTGCGTGAAACAGATACGTTCGATACCTTCATGGAGTCATCTTGGTATTACGCCCGCTACTGCAGTGCACAAAATCAAGATGCCATGCTCGACCCAACCCAAGCGAATTACTGGTTACCGGTAGATCAATACATCGGTGGTATCGAGCATGCGATTTTACATTTGTTGTATTCACGCTTTTTCCATAAGCTGCTTCGTGATGAAGGCTTAGTTAGCTCTGACGAGCCTTATAAGCGCTTGCTATGCCAAGGTATGGTACTGGCTGATTCATTCTACAGAGAAGATGAGAACGGCAAAAAAGAATGGTTCTCGCCAGCCGATGTCGATACAGAAAAAGACGAAAAAGGCCGAATTACGCTAGCCACACTGCGCTCTGATGGAAAACCTGTTGAACACGGCGGCATGACCAAAATGTCGAAGTCGAAAAATAACGGTATCGACCCTCAGCATGTCATCGATTTATACGGTGCGGATACCATACGGGTATTCACTATGTTCGCGGCGCCGCCCGAGCAAACATTAGAATGGGTTGATTCTGGTGTTGAAGGCGCTAACCGTTTTATAAAACGTGTGTGGAAACTCACTCAAGATCATATTGACGTACTTAATGGCGAAGCAGCACCTGCGATTGACAAGGCCGCCCTGACGAGTGAGCAAAAAACACTGCGCCGTGCTGTGCATCGTACGATTGCTAAAGTCACAGATGATGTGGGTCGACGCCAAACGTTTAACACTGCAGTAGCAGCCATTATGGAGCTACTTAACAGTTTACAAAAAGCCCCTCTCGACAGCGCACAAGACAAAGCTGTTATGCATGAGGCCATTGAGTCAGTGGTGTTATTACTAAACCCCATCGCACCGCATATGTGCCATGTGTTGTGGCATGACCTTGGGCATACTACAGATATCGAAACCGCAGCTTGGCCAGAGGTTGACGAGTCTGCGTTAGTAGAAGACGAAAAACTGATCATAGTGCAAGTGAATGGTAAGGTACGCTCTAAAATTACCGTTGCTGCTGATGCAAGCCAAGATGAAGTACAAGCACTTGGATTAGCACAAGAAAATGTACAGCAATTTGTTGAGGGTAAAACCATACGTAAGGTCATTTATATTGCCGGCAAATTGCTTAATATCGTGGCAAATTAA
- the lptE gene encoding LPS assembly lipoprotein LptE translates to MRNLIICLLCSVIISGCGFSLRGNYELPASVSQLRVGSAEAHSALERALRNELKPYNVDIIDASVEGHSDVTNIYLLSDELDRRLLSLFSTGQVAEYELIYTVRYELQFANSDAQLLEFDIKREYQDDPDAVLAKSRELELVLSEMRKQAAIRIIHQISVAQHTLSNSALVTP, encoded by the coding sequence ATGCGAAACCTCATCATCTGTTTATTATGTAGTGTTATTATCAGTGGCTGCGGTTTTTCATTGCGTGGCAATTATGAGCTACCAGCAAGTGTCTCTCAATTGAGAGTAGGCTCAGCGGAGGCGCACTCAGCACTTGAGCGTGCGCTTCGAAATGAATTAAAGCCGTACAACGTAGATATAATTGATGCCAGCGTTGAAGGTCATTCTGATGTGACCAACATATACTTGCTGAGCGATGAACTCGACAGACGCCTATTATCTCTGTTCAGCACAGGGCAAGTGGCTGAGTACGAATTAATTTATACTGTACGCTACGAACTTCAGTTCGCTAACAGTGATGCACAATTATTGGAATTTGATATAAAGCGCGAATATCAGGACGATCCCGATGCTGTGTTAGCAAAGTCTCGTGAACTCGAACTCGTGTTATCTGAAATGCGCAAGCAAGCAGCAATTCGTATTATTCATCAAATATCTGTTGCCCAGCATACGCTATCTAATTCGGCGCTCGTTACTCCCTAA
- the holA gene encoding DNA polymerase III subunit delta gives MQVYPNRFAASLNKGLQPFYLIFGDEPQQKLTAINQIREVALAQGFDERQTLVADAQFDWLTLLEATQTLSLFSSRQYIELELPTGKPGTQGSKILTELSTQNNPDILLVIHGAKIGKDVQNSKWFKALDKQGSYVPCFPLEGNALHQWLTEQMRTQGMNASSDINRLLAEYCEGNLLAASQEIEKLCLLYPNGNPTLEQVEQAVVDQSRYNVFQLIDVLLAGDSQKSVKMLYRLESEGVEPNIVLWALTREWQTLSTLQANKTAGQSINWNQHRIWKNRQGLYLSAMQRLSAAHLQQLQRKLNVMDCALKKSQVERPYIELCHLCLLFIPMSLENFALN, from the coding sequence ATGCAAGTTTATCCCAATCGTTTTGCCGCTTCGTTGAATAAAGGGTTACAGCCCTTTTATTTAATATTTGGTGACGAACCCCAACAAAAGCTAACCGCTATCAATCAGATACGTGAGGTAGCACTTGCCCAAGGGTTTGACGAGCGACAAACCTTGGTGGCTGACGCCCAATTCGATTGGTTAACCTTACTCGAAGCAACGCAAACGTTATCGCTATTTTCCTCTCGTCAGTACATTGAGCTCGAGTTGCCCACAGGTAAACCTGGTACCCAAGGCAGTAAAATACTCACTGAGCTTAGCACGCAAAATAATCCGGACATTTTGTTGGTTATTCACGGGGCGAAAATTGGCAAAGATGTTCAAAACAGTAAATGGTTTAAGGCACTAGATAAGCAAGGTAGTTATGTTCCTTGCTTCCCATTAGAAGGAAATGCGCTGCACCAGTGGTTAACCGAGCAAATGCGTACCCAAGGCATGAACGCCTCTTCAGATATAAATCGATTACTCGCAGAATACTGTGAAGGTAATCTACTGGCGGCTAGCCAAGAGATCGAAAAACTGTGTTTACTCTACCCTAACGGTAACCCGACGTTAGAACAGGTAGAACAAGCAGTGGTTGATCAATCCAGATATAACGTCTTTCAACTAATAGATGTGTTGCTGGCTGGCGATAGTCAAAAATCGGTAAAAATGCTCTATCGCCTTGAAAGCGAAGGTGTTGAACCAAACATCGTGTTGTGGGCATTAACCCGAGAGTGGCAAACTCTATCAACCCTACAAGCGAATAAAACAGCAGGGCAAAGTATTAACTGGAATCAACACAGGATCTGGAAAAACCGTCAAGGATTGTATTTATCTGCCATGCAACGCTTGTCGGCGGCTCACTTGCAACAGCTACAACGCAAGCTTAACGTCATGGACTGTGCACTCAAAAAATCCCAAGTGGAGCGCCCCTATATTGAACTATGTCATTTGTGTTTGCTTTTTATTCCCATGTCTTTAGAGAACTTTGCACTAAATTGA
- the nadD gene encoding nicotinate-nucleotide adenylyltransferase yields the protein MNTLRPALGIFGGTFDPVHYGHTQPVIVAARQAAVQSVAMLPCHIPVHKAHAPSASRHRLAMLKLAIEQYPQLYTDEREIHSDTPSYTIHTLRALRKEYPKHPLCFFIGMDSLHSLMSWNEWQALFEYCHFVVCCRPGSKKPLSEELTHLLSQRQVSTNNALHNALNGKIFLADTPELAISSSEIRQRIKEKQPTDGMLDPKVRRYIETHKLYQLSTTF from the coding sequence TTGAACACCTTACGACCTGCATTAGGCATTTTTGGCGGGACTTTTGATCCCGTGCATTATGGCCATACTCAACCCGTTATCGTAGCCGCGCGCCAAGCCGCCGTGCAGTCTGTGGCTATGCTCCCTTGTCATATACCTGTTCACAAAGCTCATGCACCAAGTGCCAGCCGGCATCGCTTAGCCATGTTAAAACTGGCGATTGAACAATACCCGCAACTTTATACTGATGAGCGTGAGATCCACAGTGATACCCCCTCATATACGATCCATACATTACGAGCACTTCGAAAAGAATACCCGAAGCATCCATTATGCTTTTTTATCGGTATGGACTCATTGCACTCACTTATGAGCTGGAATGAATGGCAAGCGCTTTTCGAATATTGTCATTTTGTGGTCTGCTGCCGCCCGGGTAGCAAAAAACCACTGAGTGAAGAGCTAACCCACTTACTATCGCAGCGCCAAGTATCGACAAATAATGCGCTACACAATGCATTAAATGGTAAAATATTTCTCGCTGATACTCCTGAACTAGCGATATCCTCTAGTGAAATACGTCAGCGTATAAAAGAAAAACAACCGACCGACGGCATGCTCGATCCTAAGGTACGTCGTTACATAGAAACACATAAGTTATATCAGCTAAGCACGACTTTCTGA
- the rsfS gene encoding ribosome silencing factor yields the protein MDHQQLKAFVVEKIEDLKGRDIIDLDVSEKSSVTETMLICSGNSKRHVVSIAENVVVEAKQAGNPPLSIEGRDVGDWVLVDLGDVVLHVMQEDAREFYQLEKLWG from the coding sequence TTGGATCACCAACAGTTAAAAGCCTTTGTGGTAGAAAAAATTGAAGACCTAAAAGGTCGAGATATCATAGATTTAGACGTATCAGAAAAATCTAGTGTAACGGAAACCATGCTAATTTGTTCGGGGAACTCAAAACGTCATGTTGTTTCTATCGCCGAAAATGTTGTGGTTGAAGCGAAACAGGCAGGTAATCCCCCCCTAAGCATAGAGGGGCGTGACGTGGGTGATTGGGTACTTGTCGATTTAGGTGACGTAGTACTGCACGTGATGCAAGAAGACGCGAGAGAATTTTATCAGTTAGAGAAACTTTGGGGTTAA
- the rlmH gene encoding 23S rRNA (pseudouridine(1915)-N(3))-methyltransferase RlmH, which translates to MRIQLIAVGSKMPSWVEQGYQQYVKRFPSDMPLSLTEIPAGKRGKNADIKRILHKEGELTMAAIPKGNRIVTLEVTGKPWDTPTLANNMEKWQMDGRDVSLLIGGPEGLAPECIAASEQKWSLSPLTLPHPLVRIIVAESLYRAWSVNANHPYHRE; encoded by the coding sequence ATGCGAATTCAACTAATAGCCGTAGGCAGTAAAATGCCGAGTTGGGTCGAACAAGGTTACCAACAATACGTAAAACGCTTTCCTTCGGACATGCCCCTAAGCCTGACTGAAATACCTGCAGGCAAGCGCGGCAAAAATGCGGATATTAAACGCATTTTGCACAAAGAAGGCGAATTAACCATGGCGGCTATTCCTAAAGGAAACCGCATTGTCACGTTAGAAGTAACAGGCAAACCATGGGACACGCCGACGCTCGCCAACAATATGGAAAAATGGCAAATGGACGGTCGCGACGTGAGCTTGTTGATTGGCGGCCCTGAAGGGTTAGCGCCCGAATGTATTGCTGCGTCCGAGCAAAAATGGTCACTCTCCCCATTAACACTGCCTCACCCTTTGGTACGGATTATTGTTGCTGAAAGTTTGTACCGAGCTTGGTCAGTCAACGCCAACCACCCTTATCACAGAGAGTAG